One region of Trichoderma breve strain T069 chromosome 7 map unlocalized scaffold00007, whole genome shotgun sequence genomic DNA includes:
- a CDS encoding snoaL-like domain-containing protein: protein MRSVLAYVLAMLGTGTTLEKPVGVPGLIFTEEYIDKVANHSASFHPNFSKNTVAGVQANGRLATADVDLYFSGSTNLGRAAFEQALAFDPTGGLRAQFLDRLIIVEGNIAATLSATRITTNSTDARFETTLAETMIFDKDALLSRIVSISEGGLQAAQFAGEIAPPPLEPIVRNPIANTSSGFTFKIKEKAAQFNINFNNKNASANGLLATENVTVVSDGRNSTGRASLVNLFTRYNTSVPDLLQHDEFVVGQGNWVATEYIFQGTRNGTFTMVNGTEVAPNGAQYRSRGMRFMRFNKDGLIDLFWQAADNDIFVNPLSLLNPLAVLNSVAPECIAQIPA from the coding sequence ATGCGTTCCGTTCTTGCCTATGTGCTGGCCATGTTGGGCACCGGCACTACCCTCGAGAAACCAGTCGGCGTGCCAGGCCTCATCTTCACAGAAGAATACATCGACAAGGTTGCCAACCACTCCGCTTCATTCCATCCGAACTTTAGCAAGAACACCGTTGCGGGAGTACAAGCCAATGGCCGCCTGGCTACAGCCGATGTCGACCTTTATTTCAGCGGATCTACAAATCTTGGAAGAGCTGCTTTTGAGCAGGCATTGGCGTTTGATCCTACTGGAGGACTCCGAGCTCAGTTCCTTGACAGACTCATCATTGTTGAAGGCAACATCGCCGCAACCCTTAGTGCTACCAGAATCACTACAAACAGCACAGATGCTCGCTTTGAGACAACACTAGCAGAGACTATGATTTTCGACAAAGATGCACTTCTCAGCCGCATCGTCAGCATCAGTGAAGGTGGACTTCAAGCAGCGCAATTTGCTGGCGAGATAGCACCGCCGCCCCTCGAGCCGATTGTACGAAACCCTATTGCCAACACCTCGTCCGGCTTCACATTCAAaatcaaggagaaggcggcGCAATTCAACATCAAtttcaacaacaagaacgCTTCAGCCAACGGGCTCCTTGCTACAGAGAACGTCACGGTTGTTTCCGATGGCCGAAACTCAACGGGTCGTGCCTCGCTGGTGAACTTGTTTACTCGCTACAATACTTCGGTGCCGGATTTGCTGCAGCACGACGAGTTTGTCGTTGGCCAAGGCAACTGGGTTGCCACCGAATATATATTCCAGGGGACGCGAAATGGCACTTTCACCATGGTCAATGGAACGGAGGTTGCTCCTAATGGGGCTCAGTATCGTTCCAGAGGAATGCGGTTTATGAGATTCAATAAGGATGGCTTGATTGATTTGTTCTGGCAAGCAGCTGATAACGATATTTTCGTTAATCCTCTCAGCTTGTTGAATCCGCTTGCTGTTTTGAACAGTGTGGCACCCGAGTGTATTGCTCAGATTCCGGCGTAG
- a CDS encoding mitosis protein DIM1 domain-containing protein: MGSVVLPHLNSGWHVDQAILSEEDRLVVIRFGRDHDRDCMLQDEVLYKIADRVKNFAVIYLCDIDEKQVPDFNAMYELYDPCSILFFFRNKHMMCDFGTGNNNKLNWVLEDKQELIDIIETIYRGAKKGRGLVVSPKDYSTRHRY; encoded by the exons aTGGGATCCGTCGTTCTCCCGCATCTGAACTCCGGCTGGCATGTCGACCAGGCCATCTTATCCG AAGAAGATcgtctcgtcgtcatccGGTTTGGACGTGATCACGATCGG GACTGCATGCTGCAAGATGAAGTGCTCTACAAGATAGCCGACCGCGTCAAGAACTTTGCCGTCATTTACTTATGTGACATTGACGAG AAACAGGTTCCTGATTTCAACGCCATGTACGAGTTGTACGATCCTTGCTCTattctgttcttcttccgcaaCAAGCACATGATGTGCGATTTCGGTACGGgtaacaacaacaagctcaacTGGGTGCTGGAGGATAAGCAAGAGCTCATTGACATTATTGAAACGATATACCGGGGAGCAAAGAAGGGTAGAGGTTTGGTGGTCAGCCCCAAGGACTACAGCACGAGGCACAGATATTGA
- a CDS encoding ankyrin repeats (many copies) domain-containing protein, whose protein sequence is MSTPLNFHWLRNHFDTEDEALHACIRDGNLQRLQQLLGASPAPDIQYDSYGFGPPVHFASWCGNLEAVEMLLAAGADPLLVSEGQDRLRAIAYAAARGHRDIVKRLWGFCPPEVHVRRGRQYTSCFIMAANQGHAAIVEDLLDWWDGWPHELKYHALVGAAVRWRLAVATLLLRRTSFEQSTLQEALRLATYRRALVTDDDKGHREAIDYLNQQLMVELLIDAGADPNECPNNTPPLIYDVASDANLTGVLKSLLEKGADPNKTDGSGKSALHVLAEPVALAGPIGIFGRPMPVTMNETAIRLVLQHKGSVSQPDNAGECPLHRAAYGLDLRLFRLYLASCPEQSRESLLQLTNHHGETMLHYAAAGCHIEVMEVLIAQGLDVNAINSNGWTPLMCALIPIDRRYYRYKSPIEAIKAAQFLLSHDADTGTVTEEGLTPLHVLSLHRDKDVNGKMADLTRKLISRGVNPEARARLLIPDSKTIAPCLGLPWGHRIRGVMTDPSTHNMVIQPALAPLYWAAQRGAVGVIKVLLAHGVDVSSMDDQGISATRMAANSKFLERQPELVETIIGLLLAAGAGF, encoded by the coding sequence ATGTCGACACCACTCAACTTCCACTGGCTTCGTAACCACTTTGATACAGAAGATGAGGcgctgcatgcatgcatcCGTGACGGCAATCTTCAACGACTTCAGCAGCTACTGGGTGCTTCGCCCGCTCCGGACATCCAATATGATTCTTATGGATTCGGTCCGCCAGTTCATTTTGCTTCATGGTGTGGCAATTTGGAGGCCGTCGAAATGCTTCTAGCGGCTGGCGCAGATCCTCTACTTGTGAGCGAAGGCCAGGATAGGCTCAGAGCCATCGCATACGCTGCTGCACGGGGTCACCGAGACATCGTCAAGCGCCTCTGGGGGTTTTGCCCACCGGAAGTTCATGTGCGTAGAGGCAGACAGTATACGTCGTGCTTCATTATGGCGGCAAATCAGGGACATGCTGCTATTGTGGAAGATTTGCTAGACTGGTGGGATGGTTGGCCACACGAGTTGAAGTATCATGCACTTGTTGGCGCTGCAGTGCGATGGCGCCTTGCGGTAGCTACTTTGCTCTTACGCAGAACATCATTTGAGCAGTCCACTCTCCAAGAAGCACTGCGGCTGGCTACATATCGCAGAGCCTTGGTGACTGACGATGACAAAGGACATCGCGAGGCCATTGACTACTTGAACCAGCAACTCATGGTTGAGTTGCTGATTGATGCCGGGGCAGATCCGAATGAGTGTCCAAACAACACACCGCCGCTTATATACGATGTCGCTTCTGACGCAAACCTCACCGGTGTGCTCAAGTCTCTTCTTGAGAAAGGCGCAGACCCCAACAAAACCGACGGGTCTGGTAAGTCTGCTCTGCATGTTCTTGCTGAGCCGGTTGCATTAGCCGGTCCGATCGGTATATTTGGCCGACCGATGCCTGTAACGATGAATGAGACTGCGATTCGCCTCGTGTTGCAACACAAAGGTTCCGTATCTCAGCCAGACAATGCAGGTGAGTGTCCCTTGCACCGGGCTGCTTATGGACTAGACTTGCGTCTCTTCCGCCTATACCTGGCATCCTGTCCAGAGCAAAGCCGAGAGTCTCTGCTTCAGTTAACAAATCATCACGGGGAGACGATGCTGCATTACGCTGCTGCCGGATGTCATATTGAGGTGATGGAGGTTCTGATTGCTCAAGGTTTGGATGTAAACGCAATCAATTCCAACGGCTGGACACCCTTGATGTGCGCCCTAATTCCCATCGACCGTCGATATTATCGGTACAAGTCACCTATCGAAGCAATAAAAGCGGCTCAGTTTCTACTCTCTCACGACGCCGATACTGGTACCGTGACAGAAGAGGGCCTGACCCCGCTACACGTCCTCTCCCTGCATCGCGATAAAGACGTCAACGGTAAGATGGCAGATTTAACTAGGAAGTTGATATCCCGCGGTGTCAACCCGGAAGCTCGCGCTCGTCTGTTGATCCCAGACAGCAAGACTATCGCGCCCTGTCTTGGCCTCCCCTGGGGCCACCGTATAAGGGGCGTCATGACAGATCCGTCAACTCACAACATGGTCATACAGCCCGCGCTGGCACCGTTGTACTGGGCAGCCCAGCGTGGCGCTGTCGGTGTCATCAAAGTACTATTGGCTCATGGCGTTGATGTTTCATCAATGGACGACCAAGGTATCTCTGCCACCAGAATGGCAGCCAACTCAAAGTTTTTGGAACGGCAGCCCGAGCTTGTTGAAACCATTATTGGACTATTGctggctgctggcgctggatTCTAA
- a CDS encoding snoaL-like polyketide cyclase domain-containing protein, whose amino-acid sequence MGALEERNKAIVNKYFEEYWVKGNVNVVDEVCSDDFLQSYPNHGPRHGKEGAKTMLREFMEAFPDLTFRAYQTPLIAEGDYVAAQWVGGGTHTGRAFDDFTVGELKTPNTGKKIHFSGMTIFTLKNGKIVKEIAEEGGITVLQQLGIVTPPKPGKEIVYDKDGNQVY is encoded by the exons ATGGGTGCTCTCGAGGAACGCAACAAGGCTATCGTTAACAAGTATTTCGAGGAATACTGGGTCAAGGGCAATGTGAACGTGGTCGACGAGGTCTGCTCCGACGACTTTCTCCAGAGCTACCCTAACCATGGACCTCGTCACGGCAAGGAGGGAGCAAAGACAATGCTGAGGGAGTTTATGGAG GCTTTTCCCGACCTGACCTTTCGAGCTTACCAGACCCCATTGATTGCGGAGGGCGACTACGTAGCAGCCCAATGGGTTGGCGGCGGTACTCACACCGGCCGTGCCTTTGATGACTTTACCGTGGGCGAGCTCAAGACGCCCAACACTGGCAAGAAGATTCACTTCTCTGGCATGACCATCTTCACTCTCAAGAATGGAAAGATTGTTAAGGAGATTGCTGAGGAGGGCGGAATCACTGttttgcagcagctcggAATCGTGACCCCGCCTAAGCCTGGCAAGGAGATTGTTTATGACAAGGATGGCAACCAGGTTTACTAA